The proteins below come from a single Euleptes europaea isolate rEulEur1 chromosome 5, rEulEur1.hap1, whole genome shotgun sequence genomic window:
- the WDR53 gene encoding WD repeat-containing protein 53, with translation MAERWSNGHSSSILCLNVSKDGLVASGAEGGKLTIWSEEGSRIEQTWLQKADDVTCVVFSPICPSRLYTSHGETVSVLDIRCLKEPVECFHVNEEEINYLSVNETDSLLAVADDSGAIKIIDLESKKLSRCLSRHSNICTSAVFRPRRPQCLVSCGLDMKVMLWNLQKTRPLWIKNLQEEETEDQSGGQLFNPPLVHSLSVSTCGNVFGCGAEDGKIRIFRVIGTKFEQEMAFKGHSLGVSQVCFLPEVEAYWLVTGGNDGKVLLWNVSNNLGKQKSPVKTIHRRKIRVPNSTKKADKVNAEFTSESVPISPKLTIEHGEKVNWISYVDIKGSRKVIVADQTSSISVYPIAEP, from the exons ATGGCTGAAAGGTGGAGCAATGGACACTCCTCTTCAATATTATGTTTGAATGTGAGTAAAGACGGTCTGGTGGCTTCAGGAGCAGAAGGAGGAAAACTGACCATCTGGAGTGAGGAAGGGAGTCGAATAGAACAGACGTGGCTCCAGAAAGCAGATGATGTTACTTGTGTCGTGTTCTCTCCTATCTGTCCTAGCCGACTGTATACTTCTCATGGCGAAACAGTTAGTGTGCTGGATATCAGGTGTCTCAAGGAGCCAGTTGAATGTTTTCATGTGAATGAGGAGGAGATCAATTATCTTTCAGTAAATGAAACAGACAGTCTTTTAGCTGTTGCAGATGATTCTGGAGCCATAAAGATAATTGACTTGGAAAGCAAGAAGTTAAGCCGCTGCCTGAGTAGACACTCAAATATTTGTACCTCTGCTGTGTTTCGGCCCCGAAGACCTCAGTGTCTTGTTTCGTGTGGTCTGGATATGAAG GTTATGCTGTGGAACCTGCAGAAAACTCGCCCCCTGTGGATCAAAAACTTACAGGAGGAGGAAACAGAGGATCAGTCAGGTGGCCAACTTTTTAACCCTCCCCTGGTCCATTCCCTGTCTGTTTCAACATGTGGTAATGTTTTTGGCTGTGGCGCTGAAGATGGCAAAATCAGAATCTTCCGGGTCATAGGTACCAAGTTTGAACAAGAGATGGCATTTAAGGGGCACTCCTTAGGGGTGTCACAAGTTTGCTTTCTACCAGAAGTTGAAGCTTATTGGTTGGTGACAGGAGGAAATGATGGCAAAGTGTTGCTGTGGAATGTCAGCAATAACCTAGGCAAACAGAAGAGTCCAGTAAAAACCATTCACAGACGGAAGATCAGAGTGCCCAACTCGACCAAAAAAGCTGACAAAGTTAATGCAGAGTTTACTAGTGAGAGTGTACCGATTTCACCAAAATTGACCATTGAACATGGAGAaaaggtgaactggatttcttatGTGGATATTAAAGGCTCCAGGAAAGTAATTGTTGCTGATCAGACTAGCAGTATATCTGTCTATCCTATTGCTGAACCTTAG
- the SMCO1 gene encoding single-pass membrane and coiled-coil domain-containing protein 1 produces the protein MKMSREAVSLCALNKTLNRVENKLQCIQAQFIVLDSSMQKLSEKLEFQSTTLGNQKDQNEMWASLLEDRFTSVEANLFYSYVCETIHYLHSQVLEKLPDLVGALPTLSSILRKKGKNQRIRTAWESVLERLGLQEGNVKALCAFFTLYSYDACYYPVNQRQNYSTDISSVITKVVKNQLLQHSLLSAVRMVEDGKAWGVFQNQKALSKK, from the exons ATGAAGATGAGCAGAGAAGCTGTATCTCTGTGTGCACTGAACAAGACATTAAACAG GGTGGAGAATAAACTACAGTGTATTCAGGCCCAGTTTATTGTGCTAGATTCTAGCATGCAGAAATTATCAGAGAAATTGGAGTTTCAAAGTACCACCCTGGGGAATCAAAAGGACCAAAATGAAATGTGGGCATCACTGCTTGAGGACAG ATTTACTTCTGTTGAGGCAAACCTTTTCTACAGCTATGTCTGTGAAACTATTCATTATTTACATTCTCAAGTACTAGAAAAGTTACCGGATCTGGTTGGAGCCCTTCCTACTCTGTCATCTATCCTGAGGAAGAAAGGCAAAAACCAAAGAATTAGGACGGCATGGGAGTCAGTACTGGAGAGACTTGGACTGCAAGAAGGAAATGTTAAAGCACTCTGTGCCTTTTTCACTTTATATAGCTATGATGCTTGCTACTATCCAGTTAATCAAAGACAAAATTACTCCACTGACATCAGCTCTGTTATAACAAAAGTGGTGAAGAACCAGCTCCTTCAGCACAGTCTGCTAAGTGCTGTCCGTATGGTGGAGGATGGGAAAGCTTGGGGAGTTTTCCAAAACCAAAAGGCACTTtccaaaaaataa
- the RNF168 gene encoding E3 ubiquitin-protein ligase RNF168 encodes MSKELETPLSLSDCLCNICMEIFLEPVTLPCQHTLCKPCFQLTVEKASLCCPFCRRRVSSWARHNVRKNTLINLKLWETIQKFFPEECKRRLNGQDQEEEEDVCVPQPVRCLSKPGELRQEYEAEITKVEEERRAHEQEESKASEEYIRKLLAEEEEQQRLAEEMKKQMEEQLLLDERLARELSLNLNSSSEKHTLSTLSPGPSPLNSCKSSKSKSGCSGDIKRYLSPKSCSSLPPVTLSNKLEEESNGSFSGESSSTKNSFICGEEKEDEMPTLTPQILAMETETKDSFLEPLLPQLNICTKDETTTLSLDLTCLSTCQGNELAGTLSTVARRDNSEQVGPFSKREAAVSDFENDKFVGNMDLAKDAKVGTLKKTLISVMSGNQQNSCHTNCNLVMENSPVGNINPSRSLIEISLAKRKSQESSPEAAVNSHLKDKRRKTLSQTSEDKEEMNEIQQQMSLEQKCYERFKQEQQDKLLALKLQKEMDKEEKILNRKKGSPDEYHLRPKTSQSEHASPVSCKLLQNTQPPSKKTEADQRKHRRSSRNENSKPSNKRQPKPPGIKGNVLNSVLNSSDSKEVELLSNKQKTILQMFKRSATK; translated from the exons ATGTCAAAGGAATTGGAGACTCCTCTTTCCTTGTCTGATTGTCTTTGCAATATTTGCATGGAAATTTTTCTGGAACCTGTAACATTGCCATGCCAGCACACTCTCTGCAAACCCTGTTTCCAGCTTACAGTCGAGAAGGCCAGTTTGTGCTGCCCTTTCTGCCGTCGCCGAGTTTCTTCTTGGGCACGTCATAATGTCCGTAAGAACACTCTTATTAATTTGAAATTATGGGAAACGATTCAGAAGTTTTTCCCAGAAGAATGCAAACGTAGACTTAATGGTCaggaccaagaagaagaagaggatg TATGCGTTCCTCAGCCAGTACGTTGCTTAAGTAAGCCTGGAGAATTGAGACAGGAGTATGAAGCTGAGATTACTAAG GTGGAGGAAGAGCGACGGGCTCATGAACAAGAGGAGAGTAAAGCAAGTGAAGAGTATATTCGAAAGCtattagcagaagaagaagagcagcagAGGCTAGCAGAAGAAATGAAAAAACAGATGGAAGAACAATTATTACTAGATGAAAGATTGGCCCGGGAACTGAGTTTGAACTTG AACAGCTCTAGTGAGAAGCATACACTTAGCACTCTATCACCTGGCCCATCTCCCTTGAATTCTTGCAAATCATCGAAGAGCAAATCAGGTTGTTCTGGGGACATTAAAAG gtaTTTGTCTCCAAAATCCTGTAGTTCTTTACCTCCAGTGACACTCTCCAACAAATTAGAGGAAGAAAGCAATGGTTCCTTTTCTGGG GAAAGCAGCAGTACTAAAAACAGTTTTATATgtggagaagagaaagaagatgAGATGCCCACACTGACTCCACAAATATTGGCTATGGAGACAGAGACCAAGGATTCTTTTTTAGAGCCATTATTGCCACAATTAAATATATGTACTAAAGATGAAACTACCACCCTCAGCTTGGACCTGACATGCCTTTCCACTTGCCAGGGAAATGAACTTGCTGGTACACTTTCCACTGTTGCACGCAGGGATAACTCTGAGCAAGTGGGTCCTTTTTCAAAGAGAGAGGCAGCTGTTTCCGACTTTGAAAATGACAAGTTTGTAGGAAATATGGACTTGGCAAAAGATGCAAAAGTTGGCACACTGAAGAAAACACTAATTTCTGTGATGTCTGGTAACCAGCAGAACAGCTGTCATACAAACTGCAACTTAGTGATGGAAAACAGCCCGGTTGGAAATATAAACCCCAGCAGATCTCTGATTGAAATCTCTTTAGCCAAGAGAAAATCTCAAGAATCATCCCCTGAAGCAGCAGTCAATTCACACTTGAAGGATAAAAGGAGAAAAACTTTATCTCAAACTTCTGAGGACAAAGAAGAGATGAATGAGATACAACAGCAGATGAGTTTGGAGCAGAAATGTTATGAAAGGTTTAAGCAAGAACAGCAGGACAAACTTCTGGCTCTGAAGCTTCAGAAGGAAATGGACAAAGAAGAGAAGATTCTGAATCGCAAAAAAGGCTCTCCGGATGAGTACCATTTGCGCCCCAAAACATCTCAGTCAGAACACGCATCTCCAGTTTCTTGCAAGCTGTTGCAGAACACACAGCCTCCAAGCAAGAAGACTGAAGCAGATCAACGCAAGCATCGCAGAAGCTCCCGAAACGAGAATAGTAAGCCTTCTAATAAACGCCAGCCAAAGCCACCAGGTATAAAAGGAAATGTTTTGAACTCTGTACTCAACAGTTCAGACTCTAAGGAGGTAGAATTGTTGTCAAACAAGCAAAAAACTATCCTTCAGATGTTTAAGAGGTCTGCTACAAAGTAG